From Vespula vulgaris chromosome 11, iyVesVulg1.1, whole genome shotgun sequence, the proteins below share one genomic window:
- the LOC127067637 gene encoding mediator of RNA polymerase II transcription subunit 13 isoform X2, whose protein sequence is MTHPSHQTNGASLEDCHTNFFALTDLCGIKWRKLVWGEVAGGFGGTPLEDPVLSSFSRCLAGDILCVWRRVAATPAASAGGPATASGPGPGIFELGIAPSPAPPPLSLTAAKELWIFWYGEEPDLSGLVSPELIACESEQGSWESGLSYECRSLLFKALHNLIERCLLSRDFVRLGKWFVQPYDGFEKHRCSSSHLSFSFAFFVHGESTVCASVDVRQHPAVRHLTRACLQRTQTSQSGVKVILAPYGLAGTLTGQVGRMDSQLLEEWKHFYPINSNNIETGLPPLVEVLVGGVRMRYPSCYVLVTDMDDTPPGAPLSPPNSPISCENTFATEQDFGAATELPERVWAECTLSSPVSASKTESSTELGTWTFVEPTQKASCTCSKYTNPGGWKGLASSQVQRERVDKGGRRVVPFHRRSTTQWDACPSVPASAPRSVLSRVEAPSTPPEGPPSYSRGPPTGGDCLPVPSVGSPGSPAPSPLPTPHSEPASVPPAEPTMPTLSPQPPPSHTNTAPPLTPSQGPKSASSACNNQAHSPLPGQTLKRPILASREYEGALLEDEQPLSWLYDYSTQEAWLNHPVKRFKGPTSGPTNVRSNTLYPPMNLQALQPQAPKLEIKQEPNVTTSDCIGRRSDPYEFDAMGEENNTNVDGLRRQRDDPPKPGSLFTSEGLQASYKDLEQIFDNSDPDTSSDETNLNQLQVQTPPGSNKSGGMHEETRIDGTNKHNNRGVGVLRPEELSKMFPTPPSLEHNPVASPCQLNDPLTDQTDLSVPQRPLRHLPDIYPNMGSPQEEPIDDWSYVFKPAPICKMVGSSKYAPLTNLPSQSLPPVTLPSHCVYRPSWQCSSTSINSDKPLPPSRPGSVQQQPCPPSPAPLGAPYRTTTLPGRPPPPPYDQPSPATSTTSSYLNKNLNSIEADTPGPTRAPESNSLVVNILLGDTALNIFRDHNFDSCSLCVCNAGPKVVGNIKGADAGVYLTNSWGNGSALIQDDDQIRCSCGFSAVVNRRLAHKAGLFYEDEMEITGIAEDPAEKKKGSLAALACGGGKSSEGLDIIPPNVLELLREQCLLVQSSASSLYRAARIYASMKSYPMLAPTVNTLEFNDGNEVSLAALDQGKIDSTHSERTNRVNGIHRWVFLRARGPQCSGDIVRMMRALQPLLQDAVQKKCTTRMWEAPYTVAGPLTWRQFHRLAGRGTDDRCEPQPIPALVVGYDRDWLSLSPYALGYWEKLLLEPYAGPRDIAYVVVAPDSDCVVNKVKSFFRELSTTYEICRLGRHTPISKVLRDGILRVGKSAAQKLAKQPIDEWFKFLGENRIGELLRLYAQVCNHRLAPYLTQVIQDRSLLDPGDTQLSNKQQQQQQQQPQTTAPVTDTMPATPDVMTTKPESVESENPRSETPSNTSNPNPNIGNTTPTSQMSTGNSTTTIGPDEEEVEPPAVVVYLVEPFSLGGPEDSDRRRLAILALLRAYSAAVNSMPENIRSNINVQLISLESIMELGRARERRKIQDEMRALALNVFLQGRRLLNHNSTVKSLTGFGTAAAADLFLKSKDERNKAPYRLYAPAYVLAPLRAKSEAPESFGIAGPEECAVLYLSYCLSEDQSWLLAVATDDRGEIFETATINIDIPNRKRRKRASARRIGLQKLMDFILGVMSQGVQPWRLVVGRVGRIGHGELKGWSWLLSRKALLKASKHLKEICGQCSLLYPSAAPCVLSACLVSLEPDSTLRLMADQFTPDERFSQASVNCQLSTPQDVTCTHILVFPTSATTQSSQTAFQEQHINGPELGDDELFSALNDDMPEAMEGMGDFNDIFNVWPEAGAGGGQSPSGSPHRPEGSPLGGDGGGSGLGNHDGPGSPFQCSNTSRVAVAEQSEEVGTLLQQPLALGYLVSTAPTGRMPPWFWAACPHLEGVCPVFLKNALHLHSPSIQQNSDDLLQQQSALTAHPLDSQYTTDVLRYVLEGYNALSWLAMDANTKDRLSCLPVHVQALMQLYHAAAALV, encoded by the exons acgGACCTCTGCGGTATAAAATGGAGGAAGCTCGTGTGGGGCGAAGTGGCCGGCGGTTTCGGGGGTACCCCACTCGAGGATCCGGTACTGTCGAGCTTCTCGCGTTGCCTCGCGGGTGACATTCTCTGCGTGTGGCGGCGGGTCGCCGCCACGCCGGCTGCCTCCGCCGGCGGCCCGGCAACCGCCTCTGGACCCGGCCCTGGCATCTTCGAACTGGGCATCGCGCCCTCTCCAGCTCCTCCACCACTCTCTCTGACTGCAGCCAAGGAACTCTGGATCTTCTGGTACGGCGAGGAACCCGATCTTTCTGGTCTCGTCTCGCCAGAGCTCATCGCCTGCG AAAGCGAACAAGGATCGTGGGAAAGTGGTTTGTCATACGAGTGCAGGTCTCTTCTCTTTAAAGCTCTTCATAATTTGATCGAACGGTGCTTACTATCACGTGACTTTGTTCGATTAGGAAAGTGGTTTGTGCAACCATATGATGGCTTTGAAAAACATCGTTGTAGCAG CAGTCACTTGTCATTCTCGTTTGCATTTTTTGTGCATGGAGAAAGCACTGTATGTGCAAGCGTGGATGTCAGACAACATCCTGCAGTGCGACATCTTACTAGGGCATGTTTGCAGCGCACTCAAACATCTCAATCTGGTGTTAAGg TGATCTTGGCTCCTTACGGATTGGCAGGAACTTTAACAGGCCAAGTTGGACGTATGGATAGTCAGCTTCTCGAAGAATGGAAACATTTCTATccaattaatagtaataacattGAAACAGGACTGCCACCACTTGTGGAAGTTCTTGTTGGTGGTGTACGCATGCGTTATCCATCCTGTTATGTATTAGTTACGGATATGGATGATACACCACCGGGAGCTCCATTGTCACCACCAAATAGTCCTATTAGTTGTGAAAATACTTTTGCAACTGAACAAGATTTTGGAGCTGCTACAGAATTACCAGAACGCGTATGGGCAGAATGTACTTTAAGCTCACCAGTATCTGCTTCCAAGACCGAATCTTCCACAGAACTTGGAACCTGGACATTTGTTGAACCAACGCAAAAGGCTTCCTGTACTTGCTCAAA GTATACCAACCCCGGGGGTTGGAAGGGCCTGGCCTCCTCACAGGTtcagagggagagagtagaTAAAGGTGGACGGAGGGTCGTACCATTTCATCGACGCTCTACCACCCAGTGGGATGCTTGCCCCTCTGTCCCTGCTAGTGCCCCCAG gTCCGTATTGAGCAGAGTAGAAGCACCAAGTACACCACCAGAAGGACCACCATCTTATTCAAGAGGTCCACCTACCGGAGGAGATTGTCTACCAGTTCCATCAGTAGGATCACCAGGCTCGCCAGCACCATCTCCACTTCCAACTCCACATTCTGAGCCTGCGTCAGTTCCACCAGCAGAACCAACGATGCCTACACTCAGCCCACAACCACCACCCAGTCACACAAACACTGCCCCTCCTTTAACTCCATCACAAGGTCCAAAATCGGCATCTTCTGCATGTAATAATCAGGCACATAGTCCTTTACCTGGGCAAACACTAAAACGACCAATCTTAGCCTCTAGAGAATACGAAGGTGCTCTTTTAGAAGATGAACAACCTTTGTCTTGGCTTTATGATTATTCGACACAAGAAGCTTGGCTCAACCATCCTGTCAAGCGTTTTAAAGGTCCAACGAGTGGTCCAACTAATGTTCGAAGTAACACTCTATATCCACCAATGAATTTGCAAGCTTTACAACCTCAAGCACCAAAACTAGAAATCAAACAGGAACCAAACGTAACAACT AGTGATTGTATCGGAAGAAGATCAGATCCATATGAATTTGATGCAATGGGAGAAGAGAACAATACAAACGTCGATGGTTTAAGGCGACAAAGAGACGATCCACCTAAACCAGGATCTTTATTTACCAGCGAAGGTCTTCAAGCATCTTATAAGGATTTGGAACAGATTTTTGATAATTCTGATCCTGATACTTCAAGTGACGAGACC AACTTAAATCAGCTTCAAGTACAAACACCACCTGGTTCTAATAAATCGGGTGGTATGCATGAAGAGACAAGGATAGACGGTACAAACAAGCACAACAATCGTGGTGTAGGAGTATTACGACCAGAAGAACTCTCCAAAATGTTTCCAACGCCACCGTCTTTGGAGCACAATCCAGTAGCTTCGCCATGTCAGTTAAACGATCCGCTTACGGACCAAACCGATCTCTCCGTTCCACAACGTCCACTCAGGCATCTCCCGGACATCTATCCCAATATGGGATCTCCGCAAGAGGAACCAATCGATGATTGGTCATACGTGTTCAAGCCAGCTCCCATCTGCAAGATGGTTGGTTCTTCCAAATACGCTCCACTTACAAATCTACCTAGCCAATCCCTTCCACCCGTTACACTGCCATCGCACTGCGTGTACAGACCTTCCTGGCAGTGTAGTTCGACTTCCATCAATTCGGATAAACCTCTTCCACCGTCTAGACCCGGATCCGTTCAACAACAACCTTGCCCACCAAGTCCAGCACCATTAGGCGCTCCATATCGTACGACTACTCTTCCGGGTAggccaccgccaccaccataTGACCAACCGAGTCCAGCTACTTCTACAACATCCtcatatctaaataaaaaccTAAACAGTATCGAGGCAGACACACCGGGGCCAACTCGTGCTCCGGAATCTAATTCTCTCGTGGTGAACATACTTTTGGGTGATACGGCATTGAATATTTTCCGTGATCATAACTTCGATAGTTGCAgtctatgtgtatgtaacGCAGGTCCGAAAGTTGTTGGTAATATAAAAGGTGCCGATGCAGGTGTTTATCTAACGAACTCTTGGGGAAATGGTAGTGCTCTGATTCAAGATGACGATCAAATTAGGTGCAGCTGTGGTTTTAGTGCTGTGGTAAATAGGCGATTAGCTCATAAAGCAGGATTATTTTATGAAGACGAGATGGAAATAACGGGAATTGCTGAAGATCCagcggagaaaaagaaagggtcGCTTGCCGCACTTGCATGCGGCGGAGGCAAATCATCTGAAGGATTGGATATTATTCCTCCGAACGTCTTGGAATTACTTCGAGAGCAATGCTTGCTGGTACAGAGTTCAGCGAGCAGTCTTTACAGAGCGGCAAGAATTTACGCTAGCATGAAGAGTTACCCAATGCTCGCACCAACGGTGAATACTCTAGAATTCAATGATGGCAACGAGGTGTCGCTCGCAGCATTAGATCAGGGCAAGATCGATAGTACGCATAGTGAAAGGACTAATCGTGTTAATGGCATACATCGTTGGGTCTTTCTCAGAGCTCGCGGTCCTCAGTGTAGTGGTGATATTGTGAGAATGATGAGAGCCCTACAGCCGCTCTTACAAGATGCAGTACAGAAAAAGTGTACTACTAGAATGTGGGAAGCACCTTACACCGTTGCTGGACCTCTTACTTGGAGACAATTTCATCGTTTGGCTGGACGTGGAACGGACGATCGGTGTGAACCACAACCGATACCTGCACTGGTTGTAGGCTATGATAGAGATTGGTTATCATTATCACCTTACGCTCTTGGTTATTGGGAGAAACTATTGTTAGAACCTTACGCTGGCCCGAGGGATATCGCTTATGTTGTGGTTGCACCAGACAGCGATTGCGTAGTCAATAAAGTCAAGTCATTTTTCCGTGAGCTTTCAACAACTTACGAA ATCTGTCGATTAGGGAGACACACTCCAATTTCAAAGGTATTACGCGACGGGATTCTTCGTGTCGGTAAATCAGCAGCACAAAAGTTAGCGAAGCAACCGATCGACGAATGGTTTAAATTTCTTGGTGAAAATCGAATAGGAGAATTATTGCGACTATATGCTCAAGTGTGTAATCATCGTCTGGCACCATATTTGACGCAAGTCATACAAGATCGAAGTTTATTAGATCCTGGTGATACTCAGCTATCAAAtaaacaacagcagcagcagcagcagcaaccgCAAACCACTGCTCCTGTTACCGATACGATGCCAGCAACGCCTGACGTGATGACGACAAAGCCAGAATCTGTTG AAAGCGAAAACCCAAGAAGCGAGACTCCCTCGAATACATCAAATCCAAATCCGAATATCGGTAATACCACGCCGACTTCGCAAATGTCCACTGGAAATTCAACGACGACTATAGGTCCCGACGAAGAGGAAGTCGAACCACCGGCCGTTGTTGTTTATTTAGTCGAACCATTCTCTTTGGGAGGACCCGAAGATTCGGATCGGCGACGGCTTGCTATATTAGCTCTGTTACGAGCCTATTCTGCTGCAGTGAACAGCATGCCTGAAAATATTAGATCTAACATAAATGTTCAG TTAATATCACTGGAAAGCATAATGGAATTAGGTCGcgcaagagaaagaaggaagatacaAGATGAGATGAGAGCTTTGGCTTTAAACGTGTTTCTACAAGGACGTCGTTTGCTGAACCATAATTCCACGGTAAAGAGTCTTACTGGTTTCGGTACCGCAGCCGCCGCAGACCTATTCCTGAAAAGTAAAGAT GAACGGAACAAAGCACCGTACCGATTGTACGCACCAGCCTATGTATTGGCCCCTCTACGAGCGAAAAGCGAAGCGCCGGAATCATTTGGAATTGCTGGACCAGAGGAGTGTGCTGTATTATATTTGAGTTACTGCCTCAGCGAAGATCAATCTTGGTTATTGGCCGTGGCAACGGATGATCGAGGAGAGATCTTTGAAACAGCTAccattaatattgatatacccaataggaaacgaagaaaacgtgCCTCTGCCAGAAGAATTGGATTACAAAAACTTATGGATTTCATCCTTGGTGTGATGTCTCAAGGT GTGCAACCGTGGAGATTAGTTGTAGGTCGTGTTGGACGTATAGGACATGGAGAATTGAAAGGCTGGAGTTGGTTACTTTCTAGAAAAGCTCTTTTGAAAGCTTCGAaacatttgaaagaaatatgtggACAATGTAGTCTTTTGTACCCATCAGCAGCGCCTTGTGTACTCAGCGCATGTTTAGTATCTCTAGAACCTGACTCGACTCTCAGACTAATGGCTGATCAATTTACACCCGATGAAAGGTTTAGCCAAGCATCAGTAAACTGCCAATTATCCACACCACAAGATGTTACATGTACTCATATCCTTGTTTTTCCTACGTCGGCTACTACTCAG TCATCCCAGACTGCCTTTCAAGAACAACATATAAATGGACCAGAATTAGGAGATGACGAATTATTTTCTGCTTTGAATGACGATATGCCAGAAGCCATGGAGGGCATGGGAGATTTCAACGATATTTTCAATGTATGGCCTGAGGCAGGTGCAGGTGGTGGTCAAAGTCCTAGTGGGAGTCCTCATCGGCCTGAAGGATCTCCATTAGGAGGAGACGGTGGGGGTTCTGGATTAGGCAATCATGATGGACCAGGTAGTCCGTTTCAGTGCAGTAATACGTCCAGA gtaGCCGTTGCTGAACAATCGGAAGAAGTTGGTACGCTTTTACAACAACCACTTGCTCTTGGTTATCTAGTATCTACTGCACCAACAGGCCGAATGCCACCATGGTTTTGGGCAGCTTGTCCACATCTTGAAGGAGTTTGTCCagtttttttgaaaaatgctTTACATCTTCACAGTCCCTCAATTCAGCAAAATAGTGACGACCTCCTACAACAACAAAGCGCACTTACTGCTCACCCACTTGATTCACAGTATACCACCGATGTACTCAG GTATGTTCTGGAGGGATATAACGCATTATCATGGCTCGCAATGGATGCAAATACCAAGGATCGATTATCCTGTTTACCGGTGCACGTACAGGCGCTCATGCAGCTCTACCACGCAGCGGCAGCTCTCGTCTGA